In Paracoccus contaminans, the genomic stretch CGTCGATCCAGTCGAGCATCCCGGCGTGGTGAAGACCGACTGCATCATTCTTGATTTCGGGATATCGAGCCTGACCCACGGCACGCTGGAACAGGACGTCGATCTCGACGGCCGCGATCCGGCGCCGGGTGTGGCCCCGACCAAGACATGCCCGGAATGCGAGGCCGAAATCCCGCTCGCGTCACGTCAGTGCCCGATCTGCGGCTACGAATTCCCCGGCGGGCCCGTGACATCGCCGCTCGAGAGCGTCGTGATGTCCGAGCTCGACCTGCTGAAACGGTCGAGCTTCGTCTGGGAAGACCTCTTCGGCGACGACGCCGCGCTGATGGCCAGCGGCTTCAACGCCTGGGGCGGCGTGTTCTTCCTCGAGGGCCGCTGGCATGCCGTGGGCGGAGCCAGGGGGCTGCCGAGCTGCCTTCTCAGCGTGGGGGATCGCACCGTCTGCCTCGCGCGCGCCGACGACTGGCTGAACGCCCACGAGAGCGACGAGAGCGCCTTCAAGTCGAAGCGCTGGCTGAGCCAGGCGCCGACGGAAAAACAGCTGCAATACCTCGCGCCCGCGCTGCGTCAGGACTACGGGCTGACCCGCTACCGCGCCTCGGCGCTGATCACCTTCCAGTTCAACCGCCGCGACATCCGGCGTCTCGTCATGTCGGCCGCGCCCGAGCGGAGGGCGGCGTGAACCATGTCGCGCAAGTCCCATCCCCGCCCGCAGAGGCTCCGGATCGACCGGGCTTTTATCGCTTCTGGCATCCGCGCCCGGTGCTCTGCGCCGTCTGCACCGCGCGCACCCGCGGCTTCGGCTGGTTCGATCCCCACCGGCCACGCCCCCACCGCACCCACCGCTGGTTCTGCTCCATGGACTGCCAGGCGGCCTTCACCCTCAAAGCCCGGAAAGGATTGAGCATGGTCGATTTCACCGAAGAGGAAATTCAGGCGCTGCCCGCCGTCATGCGCGCGCTCGCGCCCGAAATGGAGCGGATCGGCTGGGACCGGCCGCTGGGCCAGCTGACCCAGAACGACATGCACCGGCTGATCGTCACCACCATCGAGGCCTTCCGCGCCGAGATGGCCGAGATCGCCAGCCAGTCGGAGATCCCGTTCTGATGCTGGACTTCAACAAGCGTCCATCCATGGTCGAGCGCATCAACGCGGCCGTGGACGCGGCTCTCGAGGCTGAGCGCGCGGCGACCCCGCCGCGCGACTATCTCGGGGCTTCCCGGCTTGGGCACGCCTGCGAGCGCGCGCTGCAGTTCGAATTCGCTGGCGCGCCGAAGGACGAGGGCCAGAACTTCTCCGGCCGGTCGCTCCGGATCTTCGCCACTGGGCATCAGCTCGAGGATCTCGCCATCCGCTGGCTGCGGGCGGCGGGGCTGGACCTCTACACCCGCAAGGGCAACCGCGCGGACGGCGAGCAGTTCGGCTTCTCGGTCGCCGGGGGCCGCATCCGCGGCCATGTCGACGGGATCGTCGCCGAGGCCCCCGCGGCGCTTGGACTGCGCACCCCCGCGCTCTGGGAGTGCAAGACGATGAACGCGAAGAACTGGCGCGAGACGGTGGCCAAGGGCGTGACTGTCGCGAAGCCGGTCTATGCCGCTCAGATCGCGCTCTACCAAGCCTACATGGAAGCGACCGTGCCGGGCATCTGCGCGAACCCGGCGCTCTTCACCGCGATCAACAAGGACACAGCCGAGCTGCACCACGAGCTGGTGCCCTTCGACGCCGATCTCGCACAGCGCATGTCGGACCGCGGCGTGCGGATCCTGCGGGCCACCGACGCGGGCGAGCTGCTCCCGCGCATCGCCGCCAATCGCGACTTCTTCGAATGCCGGTTCTGCCCGTGGGCCGAGCGCTGCTGGAGCCTGCCGGCATGAGCGACGACAACATCATCCATTTCAATCCCTGGCGGGATTTCAACGACGCGGCACCTCTGGCCGATCCCTTCGCGGTCGAACCGGACGCGGGCCAGATCGCGCGCTTCGTCGATGTGGTCTTTGGCTATTCCGACGGGCTGATCCCGGTTCGCGGTTTCGTCGACAAGGGTCAGGGCAAGGACGGCCGGCCGCACAACGTCTGGATCGACGCGGACGCCACCGCGCCCGCGAAGCTCGGCACCTTCGCCGGCTGGGCCGCGCGTGAGGGCGCGGCGGTCTATGTCATCCCCGGCACGGTCGCGGAAACGGGGCAGGCGCGCGCCGCGGACGTCCTTCAGATGCAGAGCCTCGTGGTCGATCTCGACTCGGGCGACATCCCGGCCAAGCTCGATCACCTCGTCCACCACCTAGGGCGACCGACCCTGATCGTCGAGAGCGGCGGGCGCACACCCGAGGGCGCGACCAAGCTCCATGTCTGGTGGAAGCTGACTGAACCCGCGGAGGGCGCCGATCTCGACCGGCTCTGCGCGCTCCGCGGCGAGATCGCGCTGAAGGTGGGCGGCGACACGCATTTCCGCTCGGCCCACCAGCCGATCCGCGTGCCCGGCACCGTCTATCACAAGGGCGGGCTCACCCGGCTGGTGCAAATCCGCGAGGCGACAGAGCTCGAGGTCGATCTCGCCGAGATGGCTGAACGCGTCGCCGACATGCCGCCCATGCCCGGCGTCGGCATGGCCACGGCGGAGACCCGCGAGAAACCCGCCATAGGCGATGTGCTGGTGACCCCGGTGCACGAGGGCGGCGCGGACGACTGGTCCCGCTTCGAGGGCGCCTCGGCCGCGATCGGCTATTTCCTGCGGCTGGTGCACGAGGGCCGAATGCCGATGGACGAGGGCTGGACGGCGATCTGCGGCTACAACGCCGCGATGCTGCGCCCCTCCTGGCCGCTCGACCGGCTGAAGCGCGAGACGAACCGGCTGTGGGAGCTGCACATCAAGCGGCACGGGGCGCCGCTGGTCCGCCTGGACAGCGCGGCGCCTGCGCAAACGAACCTGCCGACCTTCAGCCTCGGCGCGCTGCTCGACGACACGAGCCCGATGCCCGACGACATCATCGGCCCGCGCGTTCTGACGCCGGGCGGGCTCCTGGTGCTGGGTGGCGCGCCCAAGGTGGGCAAGAGCGACCTGCTGATCGCATTGCTCGTGCACATGGCGGCGGGCGTGCCCTTCCTCGGCTTCACCCCGCCACGGCCGCTGCGGATCTTCTACCTGCAGGCCGAGATCCAGTACCACTACCTGCGCGAACGCATGCAGCAGATCGGCCTGCCGCCCAAGCTGATTGCGGCCGCGCGCGACAACCTGATCGTCACGCCGAAGCTGCGGATGCTGCTCGATGCCGAGGGCAGCGCGCGGGTGGCCGAGGCAATCAGGGCCGCGTTCCCCGACGAACCACTCGACATCCTCTGCATCGACCCGATCCGCAATCTCTTCGACGGCGGGCCCGATGGCGGCGGCGAGAACGACAACGCCGCGATGATGTTCTTCCTGAAGGACCGGGTGGAGGTGCTGCGCGACCACGTCAACCCGGACTGCGGCGTGATCCTCGTCCACCACACCAAGAAGCTCTCGAAGCACCAGGTGAAAGAGGACCCATTTCTCGCCCTTTCCGGCGCCAGCGCACTCAGGGGTTTCTACACGACCGGCCTGATCCTCCACCGGCCCGAGGAGGATTCGACCCAGAGGCGGTTGGAAATCGAGCTGCGCAACGGCCCCGCGCTGCCCGCGAAGCTGGTGGACAAGGTCAAGGGCAAATGGGTCGAGATCAACCCGATGAACGAGCGGCTCGTGCGCCCCGAGGTCGGCGCGAAGCATGACGCCGAGCGCGATCGCAAGCGGGACGTGATCCTCTCGATCCTGCTCGACGAGGCCGCCGAGGGGCGGCTCTACACCATCAACCAGTTCGCCGAAGCCTTCGAGAACAAAGGCGGTCTGGGCGGCAAGGACACGATCCGCGACCGGATCGCGGTTCAAGCCACCAAGGGCGCCATCAAGTTCATCCGTGACGGCGCGCCATACGGGCTTGGGCCTTCGCGCTCGCGCTTCGGATACCTCTGCGTCGAGGGGATGGTCATGCCCACGGACGGCGAGGATGTCGATCCGGCGACCGGCGAGGTCACCCCCGCCAGCATCGCAGTGCTGCCCACCCATTACAAATCGCCGCAGACCGGGGCGCTGCTCGAGGTCGAGAACCCTCAGGTCTGGGTCTATCCGGAGGGGGAACGGCCATGATCGCCCCGGCAGATCGTTCTGCGCAGAATTGCGCAGGGGCCAGTTTGAACCAGATGCGGGGCCTTGCCGAAACTGCCCCGCCATCCGTTCGCGAACATGCGCAAACGCCCGCTGTGATCAGTTTCGGCCCGCTTCCGAAACTGCCCCTTCAGGATTGCGCTAGGACCGCAACGGCTACGCTGCACCCAGTTTCGGCCGGGTCAGGCGCAAGCGCACTCCCGAAACTGGAATTCCCTTTTTCTGTCAGTGTGTTGCTGCGGTTTTCCAGTTTAGGGGGTGAAACCACCCCCTACGGGGGTGGGGGAGAACGCCGCAGGCGGGTTCTCCCACGCCCACCCCCGGGGGTTCGCGCGCGTGGCTCGTCCCCGCCCAAATCTCCCGATCCGACGACGGCGGCCCCGTACCGCCAAGCACCAGACCGCCGTCGTCTTCCACCCGAGCAGCCAACCAGAAGAGGAGACCACCCATGGCTGACCTGAATCTCGCCACACACTGCCGCGAGGCAATCCCCGATCTGCCACCCGTATCCCGATCCAACAGGTCGATGCTGGCCCTTGACCTCGGCACCGCGACGGGCTGGGCGCTGCATGGCATCGACGGGCTGATCACCTCCGGCACGGTGTCCTTCCGCCCTGGCCGGTTCGATGGCGGCGGCATGCGGTATCTCCGCTTCACCAACTGGCTGACCGAGATCGATCGGCTGTCCGGGCCCGTCGCCGCCATCTGGTTCGAGGAGGTCCGCCGCCACGCGGCCACCGACGCGGCCCATGTCTATGGCGGGCTGATGGCCACGCTGACCGCATGGGCCGAACTGCGCGGCATTCCCTACGAAGGCGTCCCGGTCGGCACGATCAAGCGCCACGCCACCGGCAAGGGCAACGCGCCGAAGGAGGCGATGATCGCCGCGGCCCGCGCCCGCGGTTTCAGCCCCGCCGACGACAACGAGGCCGACGCCATCGCGATCCTGCTCTGGGCGCTGGAGACCAAGGGGGGCCTGCAATGAGGCGGTTTCCCCGTGGCTATGGCGGCGAGCGCCGCAACCCCGAACAGGTCAAGCGCGACGGCTGGAAGGAGCAACGCGTGTTCGCAGTTTCCCTTGACGACCAGAGACTTACTTGGCCTGAGCGGGAGCTGGTGCGGCAACTCGGCGAGCGTCTTTACGGCGCGCGCCCAACACAACGAGAGGTGAGGAAATGACCCATTGGACACCAGCCGACGTGGAGGCGCGGCTCTCCGAGGCGGGGATGATCCTGCGCCGTCTGCCGGAGCCCCGGCGCAACGGATACTTCAGCACATGGCCCGAGATCGTCCACGGATTCGCGGACAAGGTGGGCCAGGAGCCGAAGCCCATGCGCGTCTCGCCCTCGCCGCGGGACATCGCGCGGATGGAGGAGACGCTAACTTGGACGAACTGCCTCGAGCCCATCGACGGCAAGATCGTCTGGATGAAGGCGCATGACGAGCGCTGGAAGAACATCTGCTGGCACGTCGGTCTCTGCCACGCCGCTGCGCACCAGCACTGGCGCTACGGGCTGTCGCTCATCGCGCTGAACCTCAACAGGCGGCCCTTCAACCGGAAACTGCCGATCCTCGAGATCATCAAGCTTGCGCGCAGCCAGTAGGAAAGTCTCGTGTAGAGGGTTTTCGCGCAGACAAAAACGCCTCTCCCGGGCTAGAAAGTGGATATGCTCGGGAGAGGCGCGCGCGGCGCAGACCCGAACGAAACCATCCTTTCGTTGGTGAGGGCCGTTGGAAAAGGAAAGGCGCTGATCCTTTCCTTGCGGGCCGCTGTCCGCCCCCGCCAAGCCCTCAGCCGACTTCGCGGTTCCTTCTGCGCGACATTCGTATGCTGGCGGGCGAAGCGCGGGACTTCGCCAGCGTCAGGGTCGGATTTTTGGGAAGCCAGCCAGAATCCGGATCCACCCGCCTCCCGCACCAACCCCAATGAACGCTGGCCTTCGGGCCGGACACCCCGGATGCCGCTGGACCCCGCGTGGAGTCCAGCGCGGCATCCAGTGTCCGGAGTCCGGTCAGCATCCACCTGAACACCGGAAACCGCCCGCCCATGACGCTGAGCTTCGCCCCCGAGCGGATCGAGATGTGGCCGCTGTCGCGCCTGCAGCCCTACGCGAAGAACGCGAAGGCGCACGGGCCGGACCAGGTCGCCAAGATCGCCGCCAGCATGGCCGAGTTCGGCTGGACCGTGCCGTGCCTCGTGGCAGAGGACGGCGAGCTGATTGCGGGCCATGGCCGGGTGCTGGCCGCCACGCAGCTTGGACTGACAGAGGCGCCGGTCATCGTGCTCGGGCATCTGACCGAGGCGCAGCGGCGGGCCTATCGCATCGCGGACAACAAGCTGACCGAACTCGGCACCTGGGACGAGGCGCTGCTGTCGTCGGAACTGAACGAACTGCTGGCCGAGGATTTCGACCTGTCGCTGGTCGGCTTTTCCGACGGCGAGTTGGACAAGCTGCTGGCCTACGTCGCGGAAGACGACGGTGAAGAAGGTGGCGCCGGGGGCTCCGTGCCGCCGGTGACCATCCCCGAGCCGCCGCGCAACCCGGCGTCGCGGACGGGCGACCTGTGGATCCTCGGCGACAATCGCCTCCTGTGCGGCGACAGCACCAGCGCTGCCGACGTGCGCCGCCTGATGAACGGCGAGCGCGCGATCCTGTTCGCCACCGACCCGCCGTATCTCGTCGATTACGACGGGTCCAACCATCCGACCCGCAACAAGGACTGGTCGGCGTCCTACGGCACGACCTGGGACGACAGTTCGCAGGGTGCGGAGCTCTACGACGGCTTCATCGCCGCCGCTGTGGCGGAAGCCATCGCCGAGGACGCCGCCTGGTACTGCTGGCACGCCTCGCGTCGCCAGGCGATGCTCGAAGCCTGCTGGGAGAAGGCCGGGGCGTTCGTCCACCAGCAGATCATCTGGGTGAAGGACCGCGGTGTCCTGACCCGGTCGCACTACCTCTGGAAACACGAACCCTGCTTCATGGGCTGGCGCCGTCCGAACCGTCCGCCGAAGGTGGCCGAGGAAACGCTACCGTCAACTTGGGCGCTGCCCAGCTTCGCCAAGGACGACCGACCCGACCACCCGACACCGAAGCCGCTTGACGCCTTCGGGATCCCGATGCGCCAGCACGTTGCGCGCGGCGGCCTATGCTACGAACCGTTTTCCGGCTCGGGCTCACAGATCATGGCGGGCGAGGCCAACGGCCGCCGCGTCTTCGCAATGGAGATCAGCCCCGCCTATGTCGATGTCGCCGTGGAACGCTGGCAGGCCGAGACTGGCCGCGACGCGATCCTCGAAGGCGACGGCCGGACCTTCGCCGAGGTGAAGGCCGAGCGGCTGGGCGACAAGGCCGATGCCGCCGCCTGATGGCCGTCTACTACAACGATGCCGATCCCGCGGCCTGCGCC encodes the following:
- a CDS encoding DUF6511 domain-containing protein, producing MVDFTEEEIQALPAVMRALAPEMERIGWDRPLGQLTQNDMHRLIVTTIEAFRAEMAEIASQSEIPF
- a CDS encoding PD-(D/E)XK nuclease family protein, whose protein sequence is MLDFNKRPSMVERINAAVDAALEAERAATPPRDYLGASRLGHACERALQFEFAGAPKDEGQNFSGRSLRIFATGHQLEDLAIRWLRAAGLDLYTRKGNRADGEQFGFSVAGGRIRGHVDGIVAEAPAALGLRTPALWECKTMNAKNWRETVAKGVTVAKPVYAAQIALYQAYMEATVPGICANPALFTAINKDTAELHHELVPFDADLAQRMSDRGVRILRATDAGELLPRIAANRDFFECRFCPWAERCWSLPA
- a CDS encoding AAA family ATPase, with the protein product MSDDNIIHFNPWRDFNDAAPLADPFAVEPDAGQIARFVDVVFGYSDGLIPVRGFVDKGQGKDGRPHNVWIDADATAPAKLGTFAGWAAREGAAVYVIPGTVAETGQARAADVLQMQSLVVDLDSGDIPAKLDHLVHHLGRPTLIVESGGRTPEGATKLHVWWKLTEPAEGADLDRLCALRGEIALKVGGDTHFRSAHQPIRVPGTVYHKGGLTRLVQIREATELEVDLAEMAERVADMPPMPGVGMATAETREKPAIGDVLVTPVHEGGADDWSRFEGASAAIGYFLRLVHEGRMPMDEGWTAICGYNAAMLRPSWPLDRLKRETNRLWELHIKRHGAPLVRLDSAAPAQTNLPTFSLGALLDDTSPMPDDIIGPRVLTPGGLLVLGGAPKVGKSDLLIALLVHMAAGVPFLGFTPPRPLRIFYLQAEIQYHYLRERMQQIGLPPKLIAAARDNLIVTPKLRMLLDAEGSARVAEAIRAAFPDEPLDILCIDPIRNLFDGGPDGGGENDNAAMMFFLKDRVEVLRDHVNPDCGVILVHHTKKLSKHQVKEDPFLALSGASALRGFYTTGLILHRPEEDSTQRRLEIELRNGPALPAKLVDKVKGKWVEINPMNERLVRPEVGAKHDAERDRKRDVILSILLDEAAEGRLYTINQFAEAFENKGGLGGKDTIRDRIAVQATKGAIKFIRDGAPYGLGPSRSRFGYLCVEGMVMPTDGEDVDPATGEVTPASIAVLPTHYKSPQTGALLEVENPQVWVYPEGERP
- a CDS encoding crossover junction endodeoxyribonuclease RuvC is translated as MADLNLATHCREAIPDLPPVSRSNRSMLALDLGTATGWALHGIDGLITSGTVSFRPGRFDGGGMRYLRFTNWLTEIDRLSGPVAAIWFEEVRRHAATDAAHVYGGLMATLTAWAELRGIPYEGVPVGTIKRHATGKGNAPKEAMIAAARARGFSPADDNEADAIAILLWALETKGGLQ
- a CDS encoding DUF6362 family protein — its product is MTHWTPADVEARLSEAGMILRRLPEPRRNGYFSTWPEIVHGFADKVGQEPKPMRVSPSPRDIARMEETLTWTNCLEPIDGKIVWMKAHDERWKNICWHVGLCHAAAHQHWRYGLSLIALNLNRRPFNRKLPILEIIKLARSQ
- a CDS encoding site-specific DNA-methyltransferase produces the protein MTLSFAPERIEMWPLSRLQPYAKNAKAHGPDQVAKIAASMAEFGWTVPCLVAEDGELIAGHGRVLAATQLGLTEAPVIVLGHLTEAQRRAYRIADNKLTELGTWDEALLSSELNELLAEDFDLSLVGFSDGELDKLLAYVAEDDGEEGGAGGSVPPVTIPEPPRNPASRTGDLWILGDNRLLCGDSTSAADVRRLMNGERAILFATDPPYLVDYDGSNHPTRNKDWSASYGTTWDDSSQGAELYDGFIAAAVAEAIAEDAAWYCWHASRRQAMLEACWEKAGAFVHQQIIWVKDRGVLTRSHYLWKHEPCFMGWRRPNRPPKVAEETLPSTWALPSFAKDDRPDHPTPKPLDAFGIPMRQHVARGGLCYEPFSGSGSQIMAGEANGRRVFAMEISPAYVDVAVERWQAETGRDAILEGDGRTFAEVKAERLGDKADAAA